The DNA region GTAGAAAATAGGGTTTAAAAGTAGACAAATTGTGGTGTTTTCATCACAAAGACCCCAGCTTTTCAGCTCTTCTCAGAAAAAGCTGGCTGCACTTCTCCAATCTGGCCAGCAGAGAGCCCAGTGGCGTTTCAGCCTTGTTTCGGTCATAtctgttgtgtgttttcttgaTTTATTTGCTATGTCATGtgccgctgtgtgtgtgtttcatcagGTGATCGATGAGATTTACCGCGTGCTGCGCTACGTGAACTCCACTCGGGCCCCACAGCGAGCTCACGAGGTTTTACAGGAGTTGAGGGATATCTCCTCCATGGCCATGGAGTACTTTGACGAGAAGATTGTCCCCATCCTGAAGAAGAAGCTGCCGGGGGCAGACCTGTCCGGACGCCTCATTGGCTCCACACCAGGTAATGCACATGTGTTTCTCCTGGCTCATAAAGTTAGAGTTCAAAAGTCCCCCATAGCAGCTCTCAATAAGACAATACAGGTATGTAGTAAAAATGGCAGCTCTTGTGGTTTCagtcacaatttaaaaaaaagaagaaaatactgTGACAGAACACTGTCCAGCATGGCTGGTCGAATGGCTTCACTGTGAGATGCTGAATGTTTAGATAATTAGAATTAGATTAACCTTCctttgtcctcgggtcaaatttgtcCCATTTTCTAAAAGTGTCTATACCAgaattttgggtttctttcaaccaacttttcaaaagaaataacCTGGaaaatcagttcactactttcattgaattttagGGTTCAATTTGATAGCATTTGAAgcaaaaatgataaaagaacgttgaaaaaagtgacaaaaatgtcagaaatagcTTCAAAAacgagggagaaaaaaaactttgataaggcGTCTCATGAATAGTTGAAGCATACCAGTGTATGTTCTGACCATGagtgtgacttttttttcccactttgtTTCTGATAAATCAAGTATGTTCTGTCAGTTTGGTGGCAGGTGGCTCTAAATACTGTAGGGTTTACCAGTTAATTCATATGTTTCAgttcatttacatttacattacatttacaatgtttatacagttaactatttacatatttgtgtttacACAGTCAGTATTTACATGTGTAATTATTTACATCAGCAGTTATGAATCTACCTCTGTGATTTTCCTCACATTTACCTGAGTCTCAGTTCTGCTAgcgtctgattggttggttcaGCTACATGTGAATGAGAAAATGAGGAAGTGTTGTTGTGGAGCTGATGAAGTGTGAAGAACAGTAAAGTGCTGCTCAACAAACTTATGTCTCCCTCTAGCTGTTTCTTCTTATTTAGACTGATACACCCCCCACGTTACAATACTATAATACCCATGGGCCTTAGCCATCATTGCTTTGATATGGGTcattttatatcatgttatattCTTATACAGTATTTTGTGATATATTACATCTATTCAAAATTCAATTGAGACTCTGTTTGTAGATGAAATAAGCAATGACAGTCTTGTACTTTTTTACAAAAAGGAACCAGATCTTTTCCAAATGTTGTTAAAGGGTacgtaagttaatagggcaattatccagcttgtatttaccttcacatgtaaagcactttgaattgccttgttgctgaaatgtgctatacaaataaagttgccttaccttcacaaaagtgcttgttttgccactgacagactcagattaatattctaagtgtctgacattatggaaaggatcccttcagagatagacctttaaaacctctttgagagctttctgtttaaccagaaacagctctgaggtcgctagcgctaaactcaccagactccattgaaAAAACAAtccttttagcgtgtatagagccaacatattttcacatgtaaattggtaaactatgtgtttatttcaaccaaaactagagttgtgatggttggaaaagtggaaagacgacccaaaacgtcttttcatagttttattttgtttctgtcgactttttATGAAGTGTATTtcacgatgctaaaattactgtttatttacatggagtctggtgggtttagcaaacgcaattttcacggatcttactctttaacagaaaggtcgacctccttagaaatcctttccataatgttgtcagacacttagaatattaatctgagcctgtcagtggcaaaacgagcactattgtgaaggtaaatacaagctgcacaattgtcctattaacgtagcttgtttctccgctaccgactgcagtgatcttgcttaatactggaccaatgtcaaagattgttgttcccatcggtcacttagacacaaaaacatacgaACATAGTCCAGGTTGataaaaaacggtagttactagggctgctccctcttagtcgatttagtcgactaatcggttgttttggtctttagTCCGTTAGTTACGTTTTTGTGCGTTTTTCAttctgaatgacttatttcgtACGAGCGCATCTCTGGTAAAcgcaagaattaaagtggtgcttttgcatgaatctttgcggagaaactcagatttacagatctgtcgattaaatcaactaatcaattagtcgatacaattgaatgagttagtgttagtcgactaagaatttcttcaatcgagcacaccCCTTGTAGTTACCCTTTTAATCTTTTGTTCTGATGATTCACCTACAGTACTACTGTCTTGTAAGGCTGCTGTCAGTTATTCTTTCATGCTTCTAGACACACAAGTCTGATTCCCAAAGTCCTTTATGAACCTTAAATACCACACGTTGATGTGAGGCTCTCTGTTTCATATCTTGGTACATTAAAtagctttggcttttgaatggCTGGACAAAACTAGACATTTGAAGATTCATAcatgcattttatttactataaaTGAATGGATTGAAGTAATAACTTACAGATTAATCAATACCAATATAATTACTTTTTAGTTGCAGTTTGGGCACATTCTTGACATGGGTTGGGTCCCCTTGTTCCCACATTTTAACgtgcaattaattgtctcagaaataattgcaattaacaatataattgtctctttcagtctaataataaaaaataaaatcttcatgtatttattattctgacaaatgaaatgtttgaatgaatcccaggatacatcctgtggttatatcactgttatgtgatGTAGATCATGTAATAACCCAAGTATACcatgcctctttattatcataaaacattgtacTTAAAAGAACGTAAAACTGgtcgcctgggtagctcacctgggagagcgcgcccatatatagaggttttctCCTCGAAAaagcggccgcaggttcaactccgacctgcggcctttgctgcatgttattaCCCCGCTCTCTCCCCTtccatgtcttcagctgtcctctgtaaataaaagcctaaaatggcCAAAGAATTATCAAAACCAAACAACTGTAACAGTAAATTCCTAAAGAGCTGTGTCCTGTTCCCCCAGTGGCCGGTCCGTCCACCTCCCTGACCACCATGTCCCTGTTGGCCAAGAACACGCCGTCGCGCTCGGAGATGACCAAGGTGCAGCAGCAGGTGAAGGTGAACGGCGCGTCGATGACGGTGCTGCGCCGCGAGATGCAGGAGATCCGCGTCaagcagctggagcagcagaaGCAGCTGCAGGACCAGGAGCAGAAGCTGCTGGAACAGACCCAGGTGATCGGCGAGCAGAACGCCCGCCTCGCCGAGCTGGAGCACAAGCTCCGCGAACTGATGGACAGCagcgccgccgccgccgcctccCTGGGCGGAGCCCGGCCCGCCGCCGCCGCAGCCCCCTCCACATCCAGCAGcaccgccgccgccgccacGGCCAATACGGTGTTGGCCAGTGGCAGCGGCGCCGCAGCGTCTCTATCCAGAGAGCCAGAGGGCGAAGGGGGGTCATCGCTCAAACGCACCAGAAAGAGCTCGGAGCTCCCGCGACAGTCCAAACGGCTGCGCAGCAAGAAATAAGAGACTCAGTGTGTCATGTAGTTGAAGTTCTGTTTTTGGTTTCGAGGTCTGACTGATCACACCTTCTCccaaaccccccaccccccccggTCTCTGCCCACCCCAGCAACCCCCATCAGAATCAGAACCTAGGCAGGTGGTCGAGCTTTTGCAGCGAAGACTATTTATTGAAGATTACGTTAAAATCACTgtatatctttttaatgtagaTGCTTTTCTAACAGGCttaaatgtttgccaaacatTTTGGTAGGGCTAAACCGAAATTCGGATGGTGAGTTAAATTTGGTCAACAGAAGTCACATGTCACGTAATATTAATGTAGTCCCTCCCGgtttgtgaaatgaaatgtaccaaTAGATTTCATTTCACAAACGCACACGATTAAAAGGATATCCCAGTGAAAATGCAGTGTCATGACAGTCCTTACATCACTATAACCCAAACTTCTAATAATAATCCTACTGTTAAGTTTCATGTTCAGGGTAATCAGTGATGGGTAGGAAGCATTGATTTCATTCATACGTTCTTCCTAACTTTGGCTAAGTGCAATAAAAATTGGTAACACTTTCCTTGAAGGTATCTGCATAAGAgtaacatgacactgtcatgaacacgtgttcatgacagtgtcatgtcactcttatgcagataccttcaagtgaagTGTAACCTAAAAATCCTCTAGAAAGTAAGACGTAATTGATATTCCTTGGCAGCCTGGCTGGTCTGTCCAAACTCGCTGCTCACGTCAATCGGACCGGTTTTTGAATCgccattttaaaaagaagagatgggatgttaaagaaggaaaaaaatggCAACGTTCAGGTTGCATTAGTCAGTGTCACCTGTTGTCTCGTGCGGGAATAATAATTTCCCTAAAAGGTTTCCAGCAAGACAGTCCTACAGCACCTGGTGTTCATGCTTCTCTTTTACTGGAAACTATAAGAACTGCTCTCCAATGGATCATACCagtgttttacacatttcagCCTTTTCAATACAAATAATGCACAGCtcagaacttttttttcttctgtaaaGTACACCAAgaatttttgattttgattgattTCACTGCAGAAACGTGCACGTCACGACTTGCCTTGATTTTCAAACAGCGGTTAGAAATAGAGACCATGCAGTTGCACGATCgtgcttcattttattttacaatttcttGTTGAAATCATTATTCTTGAGTCTGACAAAATATAAGAACTCAAGTTTCCCTTACTAGCTTTTGCCTACAGCCTGAAGAAATGGTAATATGAAAATTGTGGGTCAAACgagttaagattatttttctCACATTGGAATTAGTAGTTTGAAGACAAAGATGTAGTTAAAGGCTCTGGCAATCTCATATTTTTGCCATcaaacttttaattttttaagatCCACGTCctagctttttttttctattcccCCCCCCAGAGCTTCCCGCTGCAGCTCTCAGCCTTCAGTCGAGTTTGGTTTTGCATTTCCGTGGCTAAGAACAAACCGTTTGGGAGTTTCTTGAGACTGAGTCGAGTTTCTGAtttctcccagcatgcaccTGCTGGACTCAGACACTCAGTTACTGTTTCCAAGTCTTAATTATTTGTAGTAAATAGGTGGAAAAACACTCGTATGGTCCCTAAAAATCAAAGTagaaattatgtttaaaaaagatgactgtatatataatggCATTTAAAGGGTCTATTCACTCATTTTCTCGCCTCTTCTCCAGTGCCTAACTGCACGGATAGATGCCGCAAGAGGGAAGTGAGAAAATACATCTTTGACCCTTTGAGtgttgtcatttttcttttttaatgtcacACCAACTTTTGAAATTGAGGTTTAAAATCATTTAGTgttaggcctcctgcacactggctgcgtggcgtttcggttgcgtggcggctgcgtgcagtttcctgtctttgcgccccagaaacgtgtctggcgctgttgctgctgctagccttgtctggacacgtGGATGTTTCCtgttgataaaataaaataataacttgTTCTTCAACcctatatactgatctgattacagcaaagacaacgtcggcagtatttgacggcaaaataggctccagaatatttcgttaTATTTGAACAtcgcaatatttgaaaatcaatactttttttttttttttttttttttttttttttataattacatttatatctgcatttctttcaaacatcaaaatgtcatttattaaatgtatttgtgtcaaaatgacatataaacatcttttcctattctattttgcctggaagtGCTTCCAACACACTTGTGTTTCGCGTAAAAAAtcagttctatttctagcatgcactcgtaagctctaacctgttaacctaggagccgaaataaaaactaacacgccacgcagctgacacgctcacgcagCCAGCGTGCAGGAGGCTTTAAGGAAGTACTGGAAGTTGTGACTGGTGTGCTGTTACAGCAGAGGGGTGCTAGACATGTCGTATGTTTGTGCTCAACAGAATGGCTCAGAGTAAGAGTTCATTTCCCCCAGGTACTCTCCTCTCGCCTTGCTCGGCTGGGTTAGCTCTCAGCCCATATTGTGGCTGcgcttttgttttctttgtttgaactttttctgttgtttggaTGACCTGAACCACTCATGGCATGGCCATTTTTGGTAAAGAAACTTTGGAGATGCAGTTCACGTCTTGCTGAACACTAGCGCATATTAGAAAGACACTgggcagaaaaaaacacaagaagatGTTATCTAGTGGCTTAATTTGAGACTGCGTCTCAGTTTAGGAAACTGTACTGTAATCTTCATGTACTTTAAAGTGTAGATTGTGAATTATTTCATGTATGTATACCAAGAAAACTATCTTTTGAGTTGGCCAACTTGGGGCTGACTGTATGGTTTTTTGTTGCACACATTGCTGTTACAAATGTAAAAATCAAACCTATTAAAAACTCAACTTAACTTATCCACATATCTCTCTGTTTGAACCCATTATAAGCTCCTTTTATAGGTAATCTGCATCCTCAATCACTTCTCAGGTTCATTTATATTGGTTCACTTAACTCTAGTAGTCCATATGCATTTATAACATTTTTAGTTACAAATGCAACACAATGTGCAGAATTATCATAGACTGTATTCAGTACGAGCCTTAGTCGCACCCAGGGGAGATTAGAGGCTGAGGAGTCGAGGCAACCGGCATTTAACAAAACGAAATGAACCCTCTTTGTTCGCCGGAGACCTCGTTTTGAAGCAATGTCGATTAAATATGAGGTGCGGCACGGCTGCATCAGCTGTCCGTGTTGTCAGACGCTGTATTTTATGATCTCTGCCAGATGAACAGATAGCACTTCTATATTTACTTTTAATTCTTTGAATATctttattaggacaatgcacatggatcaacatttctgtaaatgtgttaTTTATGTGACCATACCAGTACATCCCAACAGGGGGAGCCACAAGCTTTCCAGACACAGTCTCATGATGTTGGATACTGAAAGAACACAAAATATATTCACTTCATGAGAAACAAGCAAATTAAATCTCATTCATCGCATTGGGAATGAGGGCATCAAGGAAGTGTAACCAATACGCCTCCCTTTGGAGAAGGATTGTGTCCTTATTCCCACCTCTCTGACATCTTTACTGTCTCCATGCACTGTAGTTCACTCCAGCTGTGGTTGTGACTGTTAAAGAGCCTAGAACGATGATTTAATATCAAGATTACGAACAGAACACTTATGTTCACAGATCCGGGTTTTTAAActcttgttttgtttccccAACAAAATACAACTTGCATGGACATAACCGGTAAACTCCAAATTTAGTATTACATGTGATTCTGCCCCTAACATTGATGTGAACACCAGATTGGGTGAGTGAGTTGATTCCCCTTGATCATAAAATAGCAGTGTATACAATTACAATAAGAAAAACTCCCACTAGGGATCTGGGATAGAAAATGAGTGAGCCTCTTAAGAAGACTCTAAGCACAGGTAGATGTAGACTAGATTTGAGTGACTCAGACCCCTGAACTTGGTGTAACTTAttgacacatgcacaaacaggacctaTACAAATGCATGACAGTGGAACTATCATGCTTTCccatattttctgtcatatttatAAGGTCATAATGTCGGATTGtcatgttaaacgtggccaaataatgaggtaaacgtatttcAGAGAACTACGcgtgagctaaaacgttcagatttccaactgttgTGAATGTTCAATGTTTCAACAGgtttttctactctcggctaaGTGTTACACAACTCTAAGCCGGCCTTctgtgattggtcatctgctccagccaGGCAGGACCAGAGTGGTTTTTTAAAGCTAATGTGGTGTTAACATTGTTTCatttagctacatgctaacggcagtaaaatatattatcttggctgccaatgttgttaaattctccccattTCTGGTTCACATTACTCCTAAACATTTCCGGTTATGAGTATAttgtttagaagcctttatctgcaaTTATTGATGGTAGAAAGTGCTTATTGTATTAGGGTCCACCGCTAACAACgatagctgcatgctaacgccAGATAGCTCTAATTTTGGTGGGCAGTGTTTGTCATTTCTCCCTTACTAATGTGCTCTGAATACAGTTAAATATCTAATTTTGTGGCcttatttattttgtgcagttttgatatttaatttattttattatttattttatccatGCAGTTGTCATGTTCCTCCTCAGTTTCATATTAATGTGCTAAAAAAAGGAACTTTGCACATGTGAATGTGTATTTAAGTGTAAAATAAGATGACGTACGTGTGTTTTCAAAGGCTgttttttggagaaaaaaatgtgcttgttttgAACTCCATAAAAGTGGGTTGTGACTtacataactttttgatattaatgaacaactgttgcattcaagccattgccaaatgagttgctacaaagctaattaagattatcagctccacacaactctctctggatttctcagtgtgactatgttcagaagattgtggcgtccggcgactttcccgcgcagaaactcgagtgaagataatgacctcttctgaagagtccatcgtgtttatttaatcctccgtgtcctccttggctactagcaactgggTGTGGGGTGTGGAGGGGAGGCTTGTAT from Perca flavescens isolate YP-PL-M2 chromosome 17, PFLA_1.0, whole genome shotgun sequence includes:
- the fbxo28 gene encoding F-box only protein 28, which translates into the protein MAAVVEGVDGCVGSLDSDAVSPRQSSPPPDQPHQNNPLLGLPIVAIDAILNFLTYDEISLLRSVCKRMDVICQRVLNQGFLKVERYHSLCQRQVKAQLPRRESERRNHSLARHADILAAVETRLSLLNMTFMKYVDSNLCCFIPGKVIDEIYRVLRYVNSTRAPQRAHEVLQELRDISSMAMEYFDEKIVPILKKKLPGADLSGRLIGSTPVAGPSTSLTTMSLLAKNTPSRSEMTKVQQQVKVNGASMTVLRREMQEIRVKQLEQQKQLQDQEQKLLEQTQVIGEQNARLAELEHKLRELMDSSAAAAASLGGARPAAAAAPSTSSSTAAAATANTVLASGSGAAASLSREPEGEGGSSLKRTRKSSELPRQSKRLRSKK